In Listeria cossartiae subsp. cossartiae, the DNA window AGTTCAAATCCATCACTGATGTGTTGGCAAAAGCAAACGAAGAAAAATCAGGCGATCGCTTAGCCGGAGTTGCTGCTGAATCTGCAGAAGAACGTGTAGCTGCCAAAGTGGTGCTTTCTAAAATGACGCTTGGAGATTTACGTAATAATCCGGTTGTCCCATATGAAACAGATGAGGTAACACGTATTATTCAAGACCAAGTAAACGACCGTATCCATGATTCCATCAAAAACTGGACAGTGGAAGAATTACGGGAATGGATTTTAGACCATAAAACAACAGATGCTGACATTAAACGTGTTGCACGCGGCCTAACATCAGAAATTATTGCTGCTGTTACTAAACTAATGTCCAACTTAGATTTAATTTATGGGGCGAAAAAAATCCGTGTAATCGCACATGCGAACACAACAATCGGTCTTCCAGGAACTTTCTCCGCTAGACTACAACCAAACCATCCAACAGATGATCCTGATGGTATCCTTGCTTCACTAATGGAAGGATTAACTTACGGGATTGGGGATGCGGTAATCGGACTTAACCCAGTAGATGATTCTACTGATAGCGTAGTTCGCCTACTTAATAAATTTGAAGAATTCCGCAGTAAATGGGATGTGCCAACACAAACTTGTGTACTTGCACATGTGAAGACTCAAATGGAAGCAATGCGTCGCGGCGCTCCAACTGGTCTTGTATTCCAATCTATCGCAGGTTCTGAAAAAGGTAATACAGCTTTCGGTTTTGACGGAGCAACTATTGAAGAAGCTAGACAATTAGCCCTTCAAAGTGGTGCTGCAACTGGACCAAACGTAATGTACTTTGAAACAGGACAAGGTTCTGAACTTTCCTCTGACGCTCATTTCGGCGTAGACCAAGTAACAATGGAAGCTCGTTGTTATGGATTCGCGAAGAAATTTGATCCATTCCTAGTAAATACAGTAGTTGGATTTATCGGACCTGAGTATCTATATGATTCCAAACAAGTAATCCGCGCCGGCCTTGAAGATCACTTCATGGGTAAATTAACTGGTATTTCTATGGGTTGTGACGTATGTTACACAAACCACATGAAAGCCGACCAAAACGACGTAGAAAACTTATCCGTACTTCTAACAGCAGCAGGATGTAACTTTATCATGGGTATTCCTCATGGTGATGACGTTATGCTTAACTACCAAACAACTGGTTACCACGAAACAGCCACTTTACGTGAATTATTTGGCCTAAAACCAATTAAAGAATTTGATCAGTGGATGGAAAAAATGGGATTCAGCGAAAATGGTAAATTAACTAGCCGTGCTGGAGATGCATCTATTTTCCTAAAATAAGGAAGGGAGGAACTAAGCGATGAACGAACAAGAATTAAAACAAATGATTGAAGGCATTTTAACAGAAATGTCCGGTGGTAAAACAACTGATACAGTAGCAGCTGCACCAACTAAATCTGTAGTTGAAACAGTTGTAACAGAAGGTAGCATCCCGGATATTACTGAAGTAGATATCAAAAAACAATTACTAGTACCAGAACCAGCTGATCGTGAAGGTTATTTGAAAATGAAACAAATGACACCTGCTCGACTTGGTTTATGGCGTGCTGGTCCACGTTACAAAACAGAAACAACTCTTCGTTTCCGTGCGGACCATGCAGTAGCACAAGATTCCGTTTTCTCTTACGTTTCTGAGGATTTAGTAAAAGAAATGAACTTTATCCCAGTAAACACTAAATGTCATGATAAAGATGAGTACTTAACTCGCCCAGACTTAGGTCGTGAATTTGACAATGAAATGGTAGAAGTGATTCGTGCGAATACTACGAAAAACGCTAAACTACAAATCGTTGTCGGTGACGGACTTAGCTCAG includes these proteins:
- a CDS encoding ethanolamine ammonia-lyase subunit EutB is translated as MILKTNLFGHTYQFKSITDVLAKANEEKSGDRLAGVAAESAEERVAAKVVLSKMTLGDLRNNPVVPYETDEVTRIIQDQVNDRIHDSIKNWTVEELREWILDHKTTDADIKRVARGLTSEIIAAVTKLMSNLDLIYGAKKIRVIAHANTTIGLPGTFSARLQPNHPTDDPDGILASLMEGLTYGIGDAVIGLNPVDDSTDSVVRLLNKFEEFRSKWDVPTQTCVLAHVKTQMEAMRRGAPTGLVFQSIAGSEKGNTAFGFDGATIEEARQLALQSGAATGPNVMYFETGQGSELSSDAHFGVDQVTMEARCYGFAKKFDPFLVNTVVGFIGPEYLYDSKQVIRAGLEDHFMGKLTGISMGCDVCYTNHMKADQNDVENLSVLLTAAGCNFIMGIPHGDDVMLNYQTTGYHETATLRELFGLKPIKEFDQWMEKMGFSENGKLTSRAGDASIFLK
- the eutC gene encoding ethanolamine ammonia-lyase subunit EutC, coding for MNEQELKQMIEGILTEMSGGKTTDTVAAAPTKSVVETVVTEGSIPDITEVDIKKQLLVPEPADREGYLKMKQMTPARLGLWRAGPRYKTETTLRFRADHAVAQDSVFSYVSEDLVKEMNFIPVNTKCHDKDEYLTRPDLGREFDNEMVEVIRANTTKNAKLQIVVGDGLSSAAIEANIKDILPSIKQGLKMYNLDFDNIIFVKHCRVPSMDQIGEITGADVVCLLVGERPGLVTAESMSAYIAYKPTIGMPEARRTVISNIHSGGTPPVEAGAYIAELIHNMLEKKCSGIDLK